From one Ctenopharyngodon idella isolate HZGC_01 chromosome 15, HZGC01, whole genome shotgun sequence genomic stretch:
- the tnfaip1 gene encoding BTB/POZ domain-containing adapter for CUL3-mediated RhoA degradation protein 2, with amino-acid sequence MSGESCLHQLQPQTGPIVSVSSVACPKTNTCTYRGVTGNKYVQLNVGGNLYYSTLHVLTRQDTLLRSMFSGKMEVLTDKEGWILIDRCGKHFGSILSYLRDGFVTLPKSRQGIMELLAEAKYYLIQGLIDLCQRALQDNEEKALCVIPFITSPKEEERLIQGCVRPVVKLLYNRGNNKYSYTSNSDDNLLKNIELFEKLSLSYSGRVLFIKDVIGDEICCWSFYGQSRKLAEVCCTSIVYATEKKQTKVEFPEARIYEETLNALLYETLPVPDNSLLEATRRRHNCCSHSEEEEAVELRERVRRIHIKRYSTYDDRPLGH; translated from the exons ATGTCAGGAGAGAGCTGCCTGCACCAGCTTCAACCGCAAACCGGGCCCATTGTGTCAGTCTCTTCAGTGGCCTGCCCCAAGACTAACACTTGCACCTACCGTGGTGTCACCGGCAACAAGTATGTGCAGCTCAATGTTGGAGGAAATCTTTACTATTCCACACTGCACGTGCTCACCCGACAGGACACCCTGCTGAGATCCATGTTTAGCGGCAAAATGGAGGTGCTCACCGATAAGGAAG gTTGGATCCTAATAGATCGCTGTGGGAAACACTTCGGTTCGATTCTCAGCTATCTCCGTGATGGATTTGTGACCTTGCCCAAGAGCAGACAGGGGATCATGGAGCTCCTAGCAGAAGCCAAGTATTACCTGATCCAGGGCTTGATAGATTTGTGCCAGAGGGCCCTGCAG gATAATGAAGAAAAGGCTCTGTGTGTAATCCCATTCATAACATCTCCTAAAGAGGAGGAGAGACTGATACAAGGCTGTGTAAGG CCTGTTGTGAAACTGCTTTACAACCGAGGTAACAACAAATATTCCTATACAAG CAACTCGGATGACAACCTACTCAAGAATATCGAGTTGTTTGAGAAGCTGTCCCTGAGCTACAGTGGTCGTGTACTCTTCATTAAAGATGTCATTGGAGACGAGATCTGCTGCTGGTCCTTTTACGGACAGAGCCGTAAACTAGCAGAAGTCTGCTGCACATCCATTGTTTATGCTACTGAGAAGAAGCAGACAAAG GTTGAGTTTCCAGAAGCGCGGATCTACGAGGAGACGCTAAATGCCCTGCTTTATGAGACTCTCCCAGTCCCAGATAACTCCCTGTTGGAGGCCACCCGCAGACGGCACAATTGTTGTTCACACAGTGAAGAGGAGGAGGCCGTGGAGCTGAGGGAGCGTGTGCGTCGCATCCACATTAAAAGATACAGCACTTATGACGACAGACCGCTTGGACATTAG